One Ochotona princeps isolate mOchPri1 chromosome 7, mOchPri1.hap1, whole genome shotgun sequence genomic window carries:
- the SMIM43 gene encoding small integral membrane protein 43, translating to MEWELNLLLYLALFFFLLFLLFLLLFVVIKQLKNSVASTAGALQPGRLSLHREPWGFAHEQAV from the coding sequence ATGGAGTGGGAGCTCAACTTGCTGCTCTACCTGGCGCTCTTCTTCTTCCTGCtcttcctacttttcctcctgctcTTCGTGGTCATCAAGCAGCTGAAGAACTCCGTGGCCAGCACAGCCGGGGCGCTCCAGCCGGGACGCCTCTCGCTGCACCGCGAGCCGTGGGGCTTCGCCCACGAACAAGCGGTGTGA